A part of Gossypium hirsutum isolate 1008001.06 chromosome A07, Gossypium_hirsutum_v2.1, whole genome shotgun sequence genomic DNA contains:
- the LOC121231981 gene encoding uncharacterized protein isoform X3, with protein MLQHAGLCDMNPGDAVHMESGGTIARWRKLYFEKFGIRVPEDQSGWDWPEGLLPTTGLVKSSSTVPKISITSHVANPIGSSQALSSSLLDVADGRRMECAFSKSSTMSTFGGRDSANGCQSVSTWIDSILKTRNPSLAYSSLQNLRTLGRNYDATAAKITGDIVISDRDAASSNVELKLGQPYQPSQPIGNSALPVVAPKHFKTVVGPPKSYHSEKMVDRAMFCGKEEARQYCLQEADSSNTMARSQQSLLNFCKHAFAASSFVDATKPESRLDATKNIVVPARSPLPLEGSACSKGTNNTVSEFSMPKIFHCGSSTTKCDPLNAPLKIGNSLGRQLNMPELGFCRLTEKGKDACLGCLPAGFSDAIDPALRIRKQVESSRIAIGMMPGFSSVHDMNSRQSSNISSGRLDERSCLNLPGNSSFVGNNAHTDQAFLTMSSSYLGSRHISQPSAATTGFVLATSTFVPGSTSTTSKQEGPFLLDDSMRLLALSQISELSKRHAISSVGMSHELGRLDRTSNPNIQHSLLESSKSREGRCGSILPSRQDVFEVASSSFPSAAEKSIPMTGLSSCCDFSQLTQGHPLHSRIDMPCQFSNDRFCDQSTSRFIRGESITQSSGHAKCCQRVPCTYSRGDCICSVHAKCLEGYTKCRFEGSCVVSKEQDGVCCEAHNPAASEFVKEHINLNDRTNLLDQGGTVNGQLPMRIACHASQWRDVPSKQKEACKMTQINSSAELLDASGCAGDQFGAAAGVHGIGSAINEADSLKWQGMSNISSGCSGAAVTQASTEVNNVDSSTIDAGDNEYRNDLVVDEGSGIDKCSSNDELESERSAEFIGVSCRNKIRNNRSAKIPNGQSSLSLLDELKLLDSLTWKKGENQSYMSLSGIERINHGKKIRKGLKGGKRKRATKFRMLDMSFAPKLSLQHCPEGNGSHHMSSRSSKDWQTLIPSVLESYEPTHLIQPGELASAKIVCRKRDLSDVYNDQDGENYQVKLKGDDRFDNIHDVSGRKRLKQNLAYNSFEKLGSPKPFRTVEKTSNSDSVYCTNAFSCSETVCDKKVRPIVCGEYGEICSCKSAAAEFKTPKIVPLSRVIKSLDQRNLRKSCKPKITSMSNNKRTASTTGYLYSDLKKEEENGAHHVSFFDEASVCLVEEGKKTCLGESKQFHNKSFILEKGNADGSEKSCVPDAITCNWSNARCKESRKRSLSELTGKGKESRSDSYPLVEISKCMPRIKARKGLNKADDVECRGQRSCDINPVKAIDELRCSSSADSDAFCCVCGSSNKDEFNCLLECSQCSIRVHQACYGVSKVPKGQWYCRPCRTNSKDIVCVLCGYGGGAMTRALQSHTFVKGLLKAWNIESECRPKDTVSSAGTMVDDQSLVVGKELCNLQCKDLGLSRTAVWKMDMQNSLNNIQNSPCSVGKLNVYNSVIAGVLDPSEKQWVHMVCGLWTPGTRCPNVNTMSAFDVSGVSRGRENVVCTICNRTGGSCIQCRVVDCSVRFHPWCAHQKGLLQSEVEGLDNESVGFYGRCMLHALHPICESDSDPTNGKLSFPRKGESTCARTEGFKGRKQDGFWHNPYGQSRRKNGCLVPQEQLNAWIHINGQKPYMQRLPKLSKSDIENDCRKEYARYKQAKGWKHLVVYKSGIHALGLYTSRFISRGEMVVEYVGEIVGQHVADKRELEYMSGRKVQYKSACYFFRIDKEHIIDATPKGGIARFVNHSCLPNCVAKVISVKNEKKVVFFAERDIYPGEEITYDYHFNHEDEGKKIPCFCNSKNCKRFLN; from the exons ataTTGAAGACTAGAAACCCATCCCTTGCCTACTCTAGTTTGCAAAATTTAAGAACCCTGGGTCGAAATTATGATGCAACTGCAGCTAAAATCACAGGTGATATTGTAATTTCTGACCGAGATGCTGCTTCCTCTAATGTGGAGTTAAAGCTCGGGCAACCTTATCAGCCAAGTCAGCCTATAGGAAATTCTGCTCTACCAGTTGTTGCACCCAAACATTTTAAGACAGTTGTTGGTCCTCCAAAGTCATACCATTCTGAGAAGATGGTTGATCGAG CTATGTTTTGCGGGAAGGAGGAAGCTAGGCAATATTGTCTTCAGGAGGCAGACTCTTCTAACACTATGGCAAGAAGTCAACAGAGCCTATTGAACTTTTGTAAGCATGCATTTGCAGCCAGCAGTTTTGTGGATGCTACCAAACCTGAAAGCCGACTTGATGCCACAAAAAATATAGTAGTTCCTGCACGTTCACCGCTACCACTGGAAGGGAGTGCATGCTCTAAAGGTACTAATAATACGGTCAGTGAATTTAGCATGCCAAAGATATTTCATTGTGGATCTAGTACTACCAAGTGTGACCCACTAAATGCTCCCCTGAAAATTGGAAATAGTTTAGGGAGGCAGTTGAATATGCCTGAGTTGGGTTTCTGCAGATTGACAGAAAAGGGCAAAGATGCATGTCTGGGATGTCTTCCTGCTGGCTTTTCCGATGCAATTGATCCAGCATTGAGAATCCGTAAGCAGGTGGAAAGTTCTAGAATTGCCATTGGCATGATGCCTGGTTTTTCATCAGTGCACGACATGAACTCGCGTCAGTCCTCTAATATATCTTCAGGTAGACTTGATGAGAGAAGCTGTCTGAACCTTCCTGGGAACTCTTCCTTTGTTGGAAATAATGCACATACTGATCAAGCTTTTCTTACAATGAGTAGTTCATATTTGGGCTCTCGACATATTTCTCAACCCTCTGCTGCTACAACGGGCTTTGTGTTAGCTACTTCAACTTTTGTTCCAGGTTCAACTTCTACCACCTCAAAACAAGAGGGCCCTTTTTTGCTTGATGATAGTATGAGACTGCTTGCGTTGAGCCAGATTTCAGAGTTGTCAAAGCGACATGCAATTTCTTCAGTTGGAATGAGCCATGAGCTAGGAAGATTAGATAGAACTTCTAATCCTAATATACAGCATTCTCTTCTTGAATCATCAAAATCCAGGGAAGGAAGGTGTGGATCTATTCTTCCCAGCAGGCAAGATGTTTTTGAAGTTGCTTCATCATCATTTCCATCTGCTGCTGAAAAATCAATCCCCATGACAG GTTTAAGCAGTTGCTGTGATTTCTCACAATTGACACAAGGGCATCCACTACATTCTAGAATTGACATGCCATGCCAATTTTCTAATGACCGTTTTTGTGATCAGTCTACATCGAG GTTCATCAGAGGTGAGAGCATCACACAATCGAGTGGGCATGCGAAATGCTGTCAGAGAGTACCTTGCACATATTCTCGGGGTGACTGCATCTGCTCAGTCCATGCAAAGTGCTTAGAAGGATATACCAAGTGTAGGTTTGAAGGATCTTGTGTTGTCTCCAAGGAACAAGATGGTGTATGTTGTGAAGCACATAATCCAGCTGCTTCCGAATTTGTTAAAGAGCATATCAATCTGAATGACAGAACTAATTTATTAGATCAAGGGGGGACAGTGAATGGGCAACTTCCTATGAGAATTGCCTGTCATGCTTCCCAGTGGAGAGATGTTCCAAGCAAGCAAAAGGAGGCTTGTAAAATGACACAAATTAATTCATCAGCTGAGTTGTTAGATGCTAGTGGATGTGCTGGAGACCAGTTTGGAGCTGCTGCAGGTGTGCATGGTATTGGTTCTGCTATAAATGAAGCTGACTCACTTAAATGGCAGGGCATGTCAAATATTTCTTCTGGATGTTCTGGGGCTGCTGTCACCCAGGCATCAACTGAGGTTAACAATGTGGATTCTTCTACCATTGATGCTGGAGACAATGAATATAGAAATGATCTTGTAGTTGACGAGGGATCTGGTATTGATAAATGTTCATCAAATGATGAACTTGAAAGTGAAAGAAGTGCTGAGTTTATTGGTGTTTCTTGCAGGAATAAGATAAGGAATAACAGATCAGCCAAAATTCCGAATGGGCAGTCATCTCTTAGTCTGCTTGATGAGCTTAAACTCCTAGATTCATTGACATGGAAAAAAGGTGAAAATCAAAGTTATATGAGCCTTTCTGGTATTGAGAGGATCAATCATGGGAAGAAAATAAGGAAAGGCTTGAAAGGTGGCAAGAGAAAGAGAGCAACTAAATTTAGGATGCTGGATATGTCCTTTGCTCCTAAACTTTCCTTACAACATTGCCCCGAAGGTAATGGCAGTCATCACATGTCCTCTCGTTCTTCCAAGGATTGGCAGACCCTCATTCCATCAGTTTTAGAATCATATGAACccactcatctgattcaaccagGAGAGCTGGCTTCAGCTAAAATAGTATGTCGGAAAAGAGATTTGTCTGATGTGTACAATGATCAGGATGGTGAAAATTATCAGGTTAAACTGAAAGGTGATGATAGGTTTGACAATATCCATGACGTTTCAGGTAGAAAAAGGTTAAAGCAGAATTTGGCTTATAATTCCTTCGAGAAGTTAGGGTCACCAAAGCCTTTTAGAACCGTTGAAAAAACTTCTAATAGTGATTCTGTATATTGCACAAATGCATTTTCATGTTCTGAGACTGTTTGTGATAAGAAAGTTAGGCCCATTGTATGTGGAGAATATGGTGAAATATGCAGTTGCAAGTCTGCCGCAGCTGAATTTAAGACTCCAAAAATTGTTCCTCTGAGCAGGGTTATTAAAAGCTTGGACCAACGTAACCTTCGAAAGAGCTGTAAACCCAAAATTACTTCGATGTCAAATAATAAAAGAACAGCCAGCACCACAGGGTACTTATATTCTGATTtgaaaaaagaggaagaaaatgGAGCACATCATGTTTCATTCTTTGATGAAGCAAGTGTTTGTCTTGTTGAAGAAGGCAAGAAGACATGTCTGGGAGAAAGTAAACAATTCCATAACAAGTCATTCATCTTGGAAAAAGGGAATGCTGACGGAAGTGAGAAAAGTTGTGTTCCTGATGCCATTACTTGTAATTGGTCAAATGCAAGGTGTAAGGAAAGTCGTAAGCGTAGCCTTTCTGAGCTAACAGGAAAag GTAAAGAGTCTCGTTCTGACAGTTATCCCCTTGTGGAGATCTCAAAGTGCATGCCTAGGATAAAAGCGAGGAAAGGTTTAAACAaagctgatgatgttgaatgtCGTGGACAAAGATCATGCGACATTAATCCTGTAAA AGCTATCGACGAGCTTAGGTGCTCTTCCAGTGCTGATTCAGATGCATTCTGCTGTGTTTGTGGAAGCTCAAACAAGGATGAATTCAATTGCCTATTGGAGTGTAGTCAATGTTCAATCAGA GTGCATCAAGCCTGCTATGGTGTTTCAAAAGTCCCGAAGGGCCAGTGGTATTGCAGACCATGCAGAACAAATTCTAAAGATATT GTGTGTGTTCTCTGTGGATATGGCGGTGGTGCCATGACTCGGGCTTTACAAAGTCATACATTTGTAAAAGGCCTTCTAAAAGCTTGGAACATTGAATCAGAGTGTAGGCCTAAGGACACAGTTTCGTCTGCAGGAACTATGGTTGATGACCAAAGTCTAGTTGTTGGTAAGGAATTATGTAACTTGCAATGTAAAGATCTCGGGCTGTCAAGAACTGCTGTTTGGAAAATGGATATGCAGAATAGTTTAAACAATATTCAAAACTCGCCTTGCTCTGTTGGCAAGTTAAATGTGTACAATAGTGTAATAGCAGGAGTGCTTGATCCATCTGAAAAACAGTGGGTTCATATGGTCTGTGGGCTCTGGACTCCTGGAACTCGTTGCCCAAATGTCAACACCATGAGTGCTTTTGATGTATCTGGTGTTTCTCGTGGAAGAGAAAATGTG GTTTGCACTATATGTAACCGTACTGGTGGTTCATGCATACAATGCAGGGTTGTGGATTGTTCAGTTCGGTTTCATCCTTGGTGTGCTCACCAAAAG GGTCTGTTACAAAGTGAGGTTGAGGGGCTTGATAATGAAAGTGTTGGTTTCTATGGAAGATGTATGCTTCACGCCTTACACCCCATATGTGAGTCTGATAGTGATCCCACCAATGGTAAACTGAGTTTTCCTAGGAAAGGGGAATCAACCTGTGCTCGAACAGAG GGTTTCAAAGGCCGCAAACAAGATGGCTTTTGGCACAATCCCTATGGTCAGTCAAGAAGAAAGAACGGATGCCTTGTTCCTCAAGAGCAGTTAAACGCTTGGATTCACATTAATGGGCAGAAGCCATACATGCAGAGGCTTCCAAAGCTGTCAAAATCAGATATTGAAAATGATTGCCGG AAAGAATATGCTCGCTACAAACAAGCAAAGGGTTGGAAGCATTTGGTAGTTTATAAATCTGGCATACATGCTCTTGGTCTTTACACATCTAGATTCATTTCCCGTGGTGAAATG GTGGTTGAGTATGTCGGTGAGATTGTGGGGCAACATGTGGCTGATAAAAGGGAACTTGAATACATGTCTGGCAGAAAAGTTCAGTACAAAAGCGCATGCTACTTCTTCAGGATAGATAAAGAGCATATCATTGACGCTACTCCCAAAGGGGGGATTGCCCGTTTTGTCAACCATTCATGTCTG CCTAATTGTGTTGCCAAAGTGATTTCTGTGAAGAATGAAAAGAAG GTAGTGTTTTTTGCAGAGAGAGACATATATCCAGGAGAAGAGATAACATATGACTACCATTTTAACCATGAGGATGAAGGTAAGAAGATCCCTTGCTTTTGTAATTCAAAAAATTGTAAGCGTTTCCTCAACTGA